A single genomic interval of Streptomyces sp. 1222.5 harbors:
- a CDS encoding NAD(P)/FAD-dependent oxidoreductase, which translates to MKERARILVVGGGYVGMYTALRLQRKLKSELRRGEVDITVVTPDPYMTYQPFLPEAAAGSISPRHVVVPLRRVLDQCHVVVGEVTSIDHRMRTAAVTTLATAEEGRAAELLGYDELVLAPGSIARTLPVPGLAEYGIGFKTVEEAIGLRNHVIEQMDIASSTRDPSIRDAALTFVFVGGGYAGVEALGELEDMARYAARYYHNVRPEDMKWILVEATDRILPEVGAELGRYTVTQLRRRNIQVLLETRLESCADRVAVLSDGQRFPTRTVVWTAGVRPHPLLAATDLPLTARGRLRCTAQLTVDGTEHAWAAGDAAAVPDVIAAEPGTETAPNAQHAVRQAKVLGDNIAHALRGEPLETYAHAYVGSVASLGLHKGVAQVYGRRLKGYPAWFMHRVYHLSRVPTFNRKARVLAEWTLAGLFKREIVSLGSLEHPRAEFELAAGGKPPHSPSGDPKGSS; encoded by the coding sequence GTGAAGGAACGTGCGCGCATTCTGGTTGTCGGCGGCGGCTACGTCGGGATGTACACGGCCCTGCGGCTCCAGCGGAAGCTGAAGTCCGAGCTCAGGCGGGGCGAGGTCGACATCACCGTCGTCACTCCCGATCCCTACATGACGTACCAGCCGTTCCTCCCCGAAGCGGCCGCCGGTTCGATTTCTCCTCGTCATGTCGTCGTACCGCTGCGCCGCGTTCTGGACCAGTGCCATGTGGTCGTCGGCGAAGTTACCTCCATCGACCACCGGATGCGCACCGCGGCCGTCACCACGCTCGCCACCGCCGAGGAGGGCAGGGCGGCCGAACTCCTCGGCTACGACGAGCTCGTGCTCGCCCCCGGATCGATCGCCCGCACCCTGCCCGTCCCCGGCCTCGCCGAGTACGGCATCGGCTTCAAGACCGTCGAAGAGGCCATCGGGCTGCGCAACCACGTCATCGAGCAGATGGACATCGCCTCCTCCACCCGTGACCCCTCGATCCGCGACGCCGCCCTGACGTTCGTCTTCGTCGGCGGGGGCTACGCGGGCGTGGAGGCGCTCGGCGAGCTGGAGGACATGGCCCGCTACGCCGCGCGCTACTACCACAACGTCCGCCCCGAGGACATGAAGTGGATCCTCGTGGAGGCCACCGACCGCATCCTCCCCGAGGTCGGCGCCGAGCTGGGCCGCTACACCGTCACCCAGCTGCGCCGCCGCAACATCCAGGTGCTGCTGGAGACCCGCCTGGAGTCCTGCGCCGACCGCGTCGCCGTGCTCAGCGACGGCCAGCGCTTCCCGACCCGCACGGTCGTGTGGACCGCCGGCGTCAGGCCGCACCCGCTGCTCGCCGCCACCGACCTGCCCCTCACCGCGCGCGGCCGCCTCAGGTGCACCGCCCAGCTGACCGTCGACGGCACGGAGCACGCCTGGGCGGCGGGCGACGCGGCGGCCGTCCCCGACGTCATCGCGGCCGAACCCGGCACCGAGACCGCCCCCAACGCCCAGCACGCCGTCCGGCAGGCCAAGGTCCTCGGCGACAACATCGCCCACGCCCTGCGCGGCGAACCCCTGGAGACGTACGCGCACGCGTACGTCGGCTCCGTCGCGTCCCTCGGCCTGCACAAGGGTGTGGCCCAGGTCTACGGGCGCAGGCTCAAGGGCTACCCTGCCTGGTTCATGCACCGCGTCTACCACCTCAGCAGGGTGCCCACCTTCAACCGCAAGGCCCGCGTCCTGGCCGAATGGACGCTCGCCGGGCTCTTCAAACGGGAGATCGTCTCGCTCGGATCCCTCGAACATCCGCGAGCGGAGTTCGAACTCGCGGCCGGTGGAAAGCCTCCTCACAGTCCCTCCGGCGACCCGAAGGGGTCGTCCTGA